Proteins encoded by one window of Flavobacterium sp. N502540:
- a CDS encoding adenylate kinase family protein, whose product MEILVIMGPPYSGKGTQCEILKEELKFKHISTGDRCRLEKQNKTEIGKIMSKYEEKGDLVPDSIMKDLFSKILDENSSAKGIILDGYPRTEPQVNDLMELVASKDMEIGKVINIEVPKEELLKRAQKRAETSNRKDDKDVEIHLKRIKVFETLTRPAIEYMKSKIKVLTFDGLGAIDEITERIKNSL is encoded by the coding sequence ATGGAAATATTAGTAATAATGGGGCCTCCATATTCAGGAAAAGGTACTCAATGTGAAATTTTAAAAGAGGAACTTAAGTTTAAGCATATTTCAACTGGAGATCGATGTCGCCTGGAAAAACAGAATAAAACAGAGATCGGAAAAATAATGTCTAAATATGAGGAAAAAGGAGACTTAGTGCCTGATTCCATTATGAAAGATCTTTTTAGTAAAATTCTAGATGAAAACAGTTCAGCTAAAGGGATTATTTTGGATGGTTATCCGAGAACTGAACCTCAGGTTAACGATTTGATGGAACTCGTTGCATCTAAGGATATGGAAATAGGTAAGGTAATTAATATAGAAGTTCCAAAAGAAGAACTTTTAAAAAGAGCACAAAAAAGAGCCGAAACGTCTAATCGAAAAGACGATAAAGATGTTGAAATCCATCTGAAGAGAATTAAAGTTTTTGAAACTTTAACCCGGCCTGCAATTGAATATATGAAGTCTAAAATTAAAGTTTTGACTTTTGATGGTCTAGGAGCAATTGACGAAATAACAGAGCGAATAAAAAATAGTTTGTAA